A region of bacterium DNA encodes the following proteins:
- a CDS encoding PsbP-related protein has product MENQGQDTNREPTTDYQQPTVGKGEQTPNPEPAKSKGLIWVLVAVIVILLGAVGYLLLTKDQQQTIDNGNQEALAGDEAEESPQFEVPEGWQIYNDPAADFSFYFPAEWRIVIMSDGAVRLVSWDENSVSETDDLGKNKAVLDFIPLNENVRNIPDAEQFERSLKEGYGSNVHSKLISVRDFNIDGNLAREFVFEQVSKSTAVYVKKGDRIFLLSLSVGISSDQSVVNSYKLEFDQIISTFKFKGLINTSRWKTYRNEEYGFSFQYPENAVFTESTNSYGTQIISFEVPFVQKYGKFNYKNFSVQIYPSSCPNVRTLSEEKITINGTSYNFENPPYGATSGMSSINRFKQYLLDRNDKCFVFEERIAGTGTNETPPGTSQPDNFDAYFDSEMKILDEIMQTVKF; this is encoded by the coding sequence GGGTTGATTTGGGTTCTCGTTGCCGTTATCGTAATTCTACTCGGCGCGGTCGGGTATTTGTTGCTAACCAAAGACCAACAGCAAACAATTGACAACGGAAATCAAGAAGCGTTAGCGGGAGACGAAGCAGAAGAATCGCCGCAATTTGAAGTGCCGGAGGGATGGCAAATCTACAATGACCCGGCAGCGGATTTTTCTTTTTATTTTCCCGCAGAATGGAGGATTGTGATTATGAGCGATGGAGCCGTGAGACTGGTTAGTTGGGATGAGAATTCAGTTTCCGAGACGGATGATCTTGGAAAAAACAAAGCCGTGTTAGATTTCATTCCTCTCAATGAAAATGTCCGAAATATACCAGATGCGGAACAATTTGAGAGATCTCTTAAAGAAGGATACGGTTCTAATGTGCATAGTAAACTTATTTCCGTTAGAGATTTTAATATTGACGGCAATTTGGCGCGAGAATTTGTTTTTGAACAAGTGAGTAAATCAACCGCGGTTTATGTCAAAAAAGGCGACCGCATTTTTCTGCTATCTTTGAGTGTAGGTATCTCTTCCGATCAATCAGTGGTAAATTCATATAAGCTTGAATTTGACCAAATCATCTCAACTTTTAAATTTAAAGGCCTTATAAATACATCCCGATGGAAAACCTACCGCAATGAAGAGTATGGTTTCTCGTTTCAGTATCCGGAAAACGCGGTATTTACTGAAAGCACTAATTCTTACGGGACGCAGATTATCAGTTTTGAAGTACCGTTTGTTCAAAAGTATGGAAAGTTTAATTATAAAAACTTTTCTGTGCAAATATACCCAAGCTCTTGTCCCAACGTGCGTACACTGTCTGAAGAGAAAATCACTATAAATGGTACTTCTTATAATTTCGAAAATCCCCCTTACGGAGCAACGAGCGGAATGAGCTCAATCAATAGATTTAAGCAATATTTATTGGACAGGAATGACAAATGCTTTGTCTTTGAAGAGAGAATTGCGGGAACGGGTACAAACGAAACTCCTCCTGGTACTTCACAGCCAGATAATTTTGACGCATATTTTGACTCGGAGATGAAAATCTTGGACGAAATTATGCAAACAGTAAAGTTTTGA
- the rpmG gene encoding 50S ribosomal protein L33 has protein sequence MSQDRLIKLACSKCKRINYWSSKNKKKVERKIELKKWCKWCRKQVAHKETKK, from the coding sequence ATGTCCCAAGACCGACTTATAAAACTGGCTTGTTCCAAATGCAAACGCATTAATTACTGGTCAAGCAAAAATAAGAAAAAAGTGGAGCGAAAAATAGAGCTTAAAAAGTGGTGCAAGTGGTGCAGGAAGCAGGTGGCGCATAAAGAGACGAAGAAGTAA
- the miaA gene encoding tRNA (adenosine(37)-N6)-dimethylallyltransferase MiaA, with amino-acid sequence MKILVIVGPTAVGKSDLTVELALKFKGEVISADSRQIYEGLDIGTGKITKEEMRGIPHHLLSEVKPSRQFSVAEFKILAEQKIADIAERGKLPLVCGGTGFYIQALVDNLLLPEVLPDKTLRNELEKKTSQELFKILRDFDPKRAGLIDVKNKRRLIRAIEIIKALGKVPLLAKPETKFNPLIIGLDLPDDTLRKNISARISKRIKKGMIAEAEGLRKKGLTWKRMNELGLEYRYLAKLLREEISREEFIAVLEQKIWQYAKRQRTWFRRDGRIKWFEPSEVKNVIAVVSDFLSND; translated from the coding sequence ATGAAAATTTTAGTGATAGTAGGGCCGACCGCAGTGGGAAAAAGCGACTTGACGGTTGAACTCGCTTTAAAGTTCAAAGGGGAAGTGATTTCCGCGGACTCTCGTCAAATATACGAAGGACTGGACATAGGAACCGGAAAAATTACAAAAGAAGAAATGCGCGGTATTCCCCACCACCTTTTGAGCGAAGTTAAACCCTCCAGACAGTTTTCCGTCGCGGAATTTAAAATTTTGGCCGAGCAAAAAATTGCCGACATCGCGGAGCGCGGAAAACTTCCGTTGGTTTGCGGAGGCACGGGTTTTTATATACAGGCGCTTGTAGATAATTTACTTTTGCCCGAAGTGCTTCCGGATAAAACTTTGCGAAACGAGCTGGAGAAAAAAACTTCACAGGAGCTTTTTAAAATTTTACGCGACTTTGACCCAAAGCGAGCCGGACTTATTGACGTGAAAAACAAAAGACGGCTTATCCGCGCCATAGAGATAATAAAAGCGCTTGGAAAAGTACCACTTCTCGCGAAGCCGGAAACAAAATTCAACCCACTTATTATAGGACTCGACCTGCCGGATGATACTCTGCGCAAGAATATAAGCGCCCGAATTAGCAAAAGAATCAAAAAAGGCATGATAGCGGAAGCGGAAGGACTGCGCAAAAAGGGCCTCACATGGAAAAGAATGAACGAACTTGGCCTTGAATACCGGTACTTGGCAAAATTGCTTCGCGAAGAGATTTCTCGCGAAGAATTTATAGCTGTTTTGGAGCAAAAAATCTGGCAATACGCGAAACGGCAAAGAACATGGTTTAGGCGGGACGGCCGAATAAAATGGTTTGAACCGTCCGAAGTAAAAAACGTGATTGCCGTGGTCTCTGATTTCCTTAGCAATGATTAG